The segment TTAACCGTCCCGCCAGGCTTACAATTCATCCCCGTTTTTACTCAATTCATACAGGATGATCCGTTTTTCCTTTCCATCGTATCAACAAAACCGGCAAAAGATGGTAATTTGTAAAATAGATATGCAGATCAAATTACCATCTTATACCACAAGGGATTATGCGGTTCTTGCGATCATTCTGCTACCCATCAGCATCATTATAAATTCTATTTTGCTGGGGGCAGGTTATTATTCAAGCCTGGGTGTTTTTTTACTTGCTACTGTTATAGGTTGTGCAGCTTTTGCGATCAACTTTACGCTTTGTGGCGGATGGGCCGTACTCATGAAAAAACGCTTTCCCGAAGAGAGCCAGGTAGGCACCCGGCTGACATTCATGATCCTAACGTTTATCGTTATTACGGGTTTGTTTTTATACCTCATGTTCAGAGGTTACGAACAGATTGAGTTGTTTAATTACAGGTTTAATGAGAACAATTTTTTTTTAGCATATGTCGGCATGGGTATCGTTAACGTATTCATCACGTTGATGATGGAAGGGGTAGACCGCTATGAAAAATGGAAGGATAGTTTAAAGGAAACAGAAGAGCTGCAAAAAGTATTCAGGCAAAGTCAGTTGCAGGGTTTAAAAAGCCAACTCAATCCTCATTTTCTTTTTAACAGTTTAAATTCTTTATCAAGTCTTATCAGCGAAGATGAAGATCAGGCCGAACGTTTCCTGAATGAAATGAGTAAAGTATACCGTTATATGCTGCGGAACGATGAGGATCAGATGGTATCGTTAGAAACAGAATTGCAGTTTGTAGATTCTTATCTCTATTTGTTGAAAGCCAGGTATGGTGACGGGTTGCAGCTGTCAGTAAATGTATCGGATACAGCGGCACAGACAATGCTGCCACCTTTATCGCTACAGGTGTTGATCGAAAATGCATTCACACAAAACAGCATGAGTAAAGCAGCTCCGTTGAAAATATATATTGAATCAGAAGATGATAAATGGATCGTTGTGCGAAATAATCTGCAACCGAAAGTAGTTGCGGAAACTGTTGATGTGGAAGCAGGGCTCGATAACCTGATCAACCGCTACCAGTTGATCAATCGCTCTGAAGTCATCATCACCGATCAGCCGGGTGAACGAATTATACGTTTACCACTGATCTGCAAAAAAGCGGAGGTGATATTATGAGTAAGTGGAATAAACCAACGAAACTGCAGCTGTATTCTTTTGTGGCATCAATGCCGATTATTGATATACTGCTCAACTTTATTTTATACGATGAAAAGCTGTTTCATGAGATCAATATCTGGCTCGTTTCTTTTCCACTCATCTTCGTTATTGGAATAGGCTCATGGCGAGGCCATGTATTTATCGGCAATTATATCAAGCATCGTTTTCATGGGCTAAAGCAAACAAAGAAGAGGATATTGCTGCAGTCATTCTGCCTTATTCCTTTCATGTCGTTCTCTGTTACGCTGATCTTCCTGTTTTATGATGCATTTCATATTCTTGGTTATCATTTCTCAACGGAAGATTTTAAACAGGGATTGATCGTGGGCTTTTGTGTGAACCTGATCTTTGAAACATTGTATGAAGCGGATTATGTATTGGAGCGTTACAAAGAAAGTGTAGAGGAAAAACAACACATGCAGCAGCTTTCTATGTTTCATGAATTTGA is part of the Lacibacter sediminis genome and harbors:
- a CDS encoding sensor histidine kinase, with translation MQIKLPSYTTRDYAVLAIILLPISIIINSILLGAGYYSSLGVFLLATVIGCAAFAINFTLCGGWAVLMKKRFPEESQVGTRLTFMILTFIVITGLFLYLMFRGYEQIELFNYRFNENNFFLAYVGMGIVNVFITLMMEGVDRYEKWKDSLKETEELQKVFRQSQLQGLKSQLNPHFLFNSLNSLSSLISEDEDQAERFLNEMSKVYRYMLRNDEDQMVSLETELQFVDSYLYLLKARYGDGLQLSVNVSDTAAQTMLPPLSLQVLIENAFTQNSMSKAAPLKIYIESEDDKWIVVRNNLQPKVVAETVDVEAGLDNLINRYQLINRSEVIITDQPGERIIRLPLICKKAEVIL